The genomic interval GTCCCCGGGACCCGCACCATCCCTGAGCATCCCTGTCCTGGGATCCACACAATCCCCAGGATCAGCACCGTCCCCAGGCATCCCTGTCCCCGGGACCCGCACCATCCCTGAGCATCCCTGTCCTGGGATCCACACAATCCCCAGGATCAGCACTGTCCCCAAGCGTCCCTCTCCCCGGGACTGGCACTCTCCGGTGGTCTCCTTGGCTGTCGGGGCTCGGAGTGGACCTGGCTACTTTCCCCCGACCCTCGGGGTCCCACGGCAGGGACTGTGCCCCAGCAGCACGTGAGGGCACCGTCCCCTCCGGCGCTGGCACTTGCTGGCAAAGCCGGCGGTCCCCTCACCATTCCCCTTGGGTTTCAGGCTCCCTGCAGAACGGCTCCCGCTGGGCGATCTCCTTCGACATGTCCTCCCTCTCCAGCAGCCAGGAGGTCAGCCTGGCCGAGCTCCGTGTCCACCTGCCCAGCTTCTCCCCAGCCCGCGACGTCTCCCTGGACATCTACCACAGCCAGCGACGGAGGTGCCGGGGCGACGGGACCTGCGCCCACCAGCTTTTCCTGGGCACCGTGGCTGGCAGCCCTTTTTCCACCCAAGCCTCCTGGAAAATCTTTGAGGTCACCAGCCTGCTCCGGTCCTGGCTCCACCAAGCCGTGGACCCTGGGCACCGTGGTCCCACGGGAAGGGAGCAGTGGGAGGCGAGCGGGTTGGCTGCCCTGGCCACCACCACCATGCGCTCGCCCACCTCGAGCGACACTGGCCACGgggagccagccctgccccaggacGTGACGGACGGAGTCCTGCTGCTTGTCTTCTCCAAGGACAAGTCTCCAGGAGACCACAGCCTCATCAGGACAGCAGAGACCTCCAAGCATGTCATGCATGACGGCGGCTCCCAGGGCGTTGGGACCCGCCGGCACCGCAGGAACAGGAAGGAGAAGCAAAGGATCAAAGTGAGCGACGCTGCCGCTGTCATCCCAGGGGAGGAGGGCAGGTCCCTGTGCAGGAGGGTGGACATGATGGTGGATTTCGAGCAGACCGGCTGGGGCAGCTGGATTGTCTACCCCAAAAAGTACAACGCCTACCGGTGCGAAGGGCAGTGTCCGTCACCCGTGGACGAGACCTTCAAGCCCACCAACCACGCTTACATACAGGTAAGAGGGGTTTGCTGCCTCCGCTCCCCCGCGCACCCCAGCCCCACTGGCCTGCGGCAGGGGGGGATGATTTGCTCTTCCCGTGTCTCCCCACAGAGTTTGCTGCAGCTCTACAAGCCCAACCAGGTGCCCTGCCCTGCGTGCTCCCCGGTCAGGATGAGTCCCCTCTCCATGCTCTACTATGAGAAGGGCGAAATTGTCGTCCGCCACCACGAGGACATGATCATCGAGGAGTGCGGCTGCAACTGAGGCCAACTTGTCCCCTGCTGGGAAGGGCCACGTGTCTGCCCAGAAAGCATCCCCGAGGACTGGCCGCCCAACCCACGACCAACGCGCACTGGCGTATCTCTGAAGCCCACGTGCCCGTGGGTCAACGAAACTctggctgtgccaggggaggagTGGGTTGCCCGGGCGTTAGCAGTTCTGCAGCACTGCATGGCCACGGTGCATGGATGGATCCAGGCTCCGCGCAGCAAAGTCCATCAGGCACCTCCCTGTGGTGCTGGTGGCAGCACCGGGGTGGTGGGTGCCCGATGGCTGCGTTTATCTGGGACCCATAGCGCTGGCAGCCAGTGTGTGCCAGGGTAGCCAAGGGCTGGTGCTGCTCCACAGAGGCAGGAGCCGGGGCACAGGGCTGGAGCCACAGCAGCATTGCTCCCTGCCACGACACACTGCCCACGGCGACGCTCCTTTTGCCCGCCATAGGAATTGCCGGCCGCTACAGGCTATCCGGCAGGACACTGCAGGACCAGTGTCTGGCCATGCTGAGCATCTGCACCATTGGGATTTTCAATCTCCCCTGGGGTTTAGGCATTTCTCTTAAGACTTCTATTATATTTCCATTAAAACTCTACCAGATTTCTATCACAATGAAGCCAAGTTAACGTGTTAGCCCAATGTCTAggctccccccccagcagcacacatGGACAGCAGCAGACAGGGGTTTGTCACAGCCCACTCCTGCCCTGAGCCCTGGGAGCGTGGCCCTGGGAGGGATGGACCCAGGAGGAACTGgccggcagcaggcagggaggcaaCGACCTCCATCTTACACACTCCTCACCCAGGACCACACAGAGAGTGATGCAAAAGGCGGACCTGAGGCTCCCACATCCCTCTCCAAAGCATCATCCCTTCACCAGGAGCCAGAGGGAGAGTTTGCACAGGCAAACGAGGTGCCCCTGGCAATTAGGCAGCCCTGTGGTCGGTCTCGGTGGGTCtaagcccccccccagccctcctacCTGCCCTGAACATCTTGGCTTTCCTCTGTAAAACCATGGCTTTGCTCAAACCTTTTCCACCACTCGCTGGATGGGGCGGTAGCGAAAGGGTCACGGTTGTATAATTCATTAATAAATTTTATATATTAACAATGCCTGGTAGATTCTGCTGATTTCCACTGCCCATTTTTGCTGTTGAATGGTCTGTCAGGGCACGATTTGCCCCCGTTTCTCTGTGCATCTGCTGCACCCAGAGGTTCTCCCTGCTCCAGGATTGTTTCTGGCTGCAGCCATATGGCTTGCTGGCAAAACCGGCAATGCCGGGTGGTAGCAGCCAGAGCAGGTGGGCTGCTACCATAACTTGCTAGAGCAAGTGGGTCCCCTCAAATGGTGCAAAACATACTCAACAGCTCTGTGAACAGGAAAGTTCATGCGAGATAACGAAGAAGCTGTTCCCACCCCGATAGGCGGTTGCTCAAGAGCAAGCAGGGAAGCACCTGCAGGCCTTGAAAAGGAGAGCTGAGGGGATTTTCCACCTTTAGTTACCCCTTGGAGATAAGGGGAAGGGCCGTGTTCTCTAATAGCAATGAATTTTAAGCCACGCGCAGCAGCCTGTGCAAGCAGCTCTCCTTTGGGTCACCCACCCGAACGGGTGACGGGGTTGGGAGCCCGAGTGGGACACCTCCAGCCACAGGTGATGCCCGGGGTCTCGAGTGCCCCTGGGGATGACCGTGCCCCTGGGGATGACCGTGCCCCCCTGTGTGCCACGCTCGTCCTGGGGCAGCGAGGGCCAGTCCCCAGGTTTGGCCAAGCTCACCCCATTGCAGCCCTGGCTGTGGGTCTGGGCTCCCCCAAGGCTCCCAGTTGCCCCCTCCCACGGCCACGGCACACGCGTGGGGACCCACCGCCGATCCCCAGCTACAGGCGATGGAGGGGACGAGCGGGACCACGGGCGTTAGTTAGGGCTGGCAGCGGGTGGCCATCCCCATCCTTCCCCTCCTGGGACCAGCAGCCCCGACTCCACATCCCCGGCCCAGCCTGATTATCCCCAATCCACATCCCAACCGGCGGATAAACAAAGCGTGTCtgggtgtcccctgtccccccccctccgcacAGACCCTCCCCTGGCCCGCTTACATATTCCAACAGCGTTTCACACTGGGACCATCCCGTCATTAGAGGGTCATTTGCAGGAGCTGTCAAGGGTGGGCAGGGAGGTGTGGGGCTAACTCCTGGCAGGAGGCAGACACACACAGAAATCTGGAGATCTGGGCTCTTgatgaaataaatttttattttattttttttctccttttcctctgcaggtttGCTGCTCCCTCTTAAAAATTGTTGTCACACCAGCAGTGAAGCCAGGAGGTTTCACTCTCCCAACCTCACCAGTTCCTCACCCCCCAAGGGTCCCCCCTcgctctccccagccccctgcGTCCATCAGCCTTGCTGGAAGCTGTATCTTTGCGATCTCTGCCCCTCCATCAAGCCTGTTTGAAATCCAACAGCGGGTTCAAAAGTTGTcgtggggcaggggaaggcaggcagccgTTCCCTGGGAAGAGCCGGGTGGAAAAATAAAGGCTGAGATTCTAGGGCTGTAAGGAAAACATCAAAGTGCGGACAGCGACAATAAAGCTGCACCGCCGTGCTTAGGCAAGGTATCTGCTAGCAAGCCTGGCTTTGCAAGGCTTGACCTGTGAGCGGACGCCTAATCTCTGAGCAGAGCGAGCTCTGCCGCCTGGCTCTTCTCCTGCCCCAATACACACCAGCTGCGTGACAGAGGGAGCCCAGACACGCAGGACAACAAAGCAGGGGGACAGCTCCAGCCTTGCCATGGGGGTCCTGCCCGGTGCTCAGCACCTTTCCAGCGACCGGCAGGACCCTTCAGCATCCCAGTGCCAGGGACGCTGCGCAGGCGGTGGGACGGCAGGAACGGGACACGGAGGCTTTCGCCCAACTCCCTCTGCACAGCCAGGGAACAGTCTGGCTGGCACGCGTGGCCGGACCCTGCTCTTGCACTCAGAGATGCTCCTGTGAGCCTCGCCTGGGCAGAAGCTACCGGGTTTTGCACCAGTTTCTCAGTGGCAGTTTTGCTACAGAGCAGAAACGCTGCCGTGAGTGCCTGGGCAGTGGAACATCTTGTTGCCCTCCCAGAGGTGccggggagctggcagggcctcTGCTTTTGAAAGGGCTTTAGCATCCTTACACATCGGCATAGGAAAGATGAAGCCTTCCCCATGCAGGGAAGGTTTTCCAGCAGGGAAAGTGCCCGGGGTTTTACGGGAGCGCTGTCTACCAACGCTGCAAGACTTGGATGCAAGGCAGCGACTGCTTGGGGAGCACTAGAGCATGGGGCAGCTGGAGCCTGGCTGGGATCAGGATGGGGACATGGGATCCTGCCTGCCTCCCAGCTTCCCTCACCATGCACGGGGCCAGACCCTTGCAGCCCACACACTGTCCTCAGAACACGAGCAAGAGCGGCGTCTGCTGCCAGCGATGGCAGCGAGTCACAGCCACCACCTGCCCGCGCCTTGGGAGGAACAGCACATGGGAGGGAAGATAGGCACAGTTTACTTTGGACGCACGAGGGAAGAGTGAGCGAGAACAAACAGACCGAAGGGCTTATCAACAGGCCCAGGGTAATATTTGTACAAACGGTGGATTAAGGCACTAGCTGGGTCAGGCGAGTATTGTTCGTCCCGTGACCGGGATGCGGAGCAGGACGCAGGCATGCTGGGCGCGCTGCTCTGCCCTGCTCGAGACAAAAAGGGGCAGGGATGGAAAATGCAATGACAAAGCCAACACTTGTCCCTCGGACCTCCCTGGAGCATCCCAGCTGTGCGAGGCAGCCACCCACAGCTGCTTCCCCTCCTGCCGTGCGTGCAAGGGCAGCCAAGCAGCAGCCTGCGCTCGCCTGGGGGCTCAGCCCATGGCAAAAGCAGTTCCTCGGCCTTTTAGTGCAAATGCCGGGTGAGGAACAAAGCCCACTCAAGCAGGGATCTGCCGTGGAAACGCTGAGCTGCTCCTTACATGGCTTAGGTGAGCTTGGAGCGCTAGCAACACAAATAGGTGTGGGAGATGGATCCAAAAAGGACCGGCAGAAGGACGCGGCCCCGGCCGGAGGTGTAAGGGAAGGAGGTGAACTGCAAAGTACTGGAGCAGGGGATGCTGAGACCGCACGGTCCCAC from Accipiter gentilis chromosome 28, bAccGen1.1, whole genome shotgun sequence carries:
- the NODAL gene encoding nodal homolog, which gives rise to MRVPLPSAPAWMLCALALLRLGCAPTRAPPRCPPLMLQLLRAPPAPLRAAAAAALSLSPHGSLQNGSRWAISFDMSSLSSSQEVSLAELRVHLPSFSPARDVSLDIYHSQRRRCRGDGTCAHQLFLGTVAGSPFSTQASWKIFEVTSLLRSWLHQAVDPGHRGPTGREQWEASGLAALATTTMRSPTSSDTGHGEPALPQDVTDGVLLLVFSKDKSPGDHSLIRTAETSKHVMHDGGSQGVGTRRHRRNRKEKQRIKVSDAAAVIPGEEGRSLCRRVDMMVDFEQTGWGSWIVYPKKYNAYRCEGQCPSPVDETFKPTNHAYIQSLLQLYKPNQVPCPACSPVRMSPLSMLYYEKGEIVVRHHEDMIIEECGCN